The genomic DNA CCTGTAATAGGGAAACCACCTAAGTGTTTACTTTCAGGGATACCTGTTTTTTGTAATAAAGGAATCGCACCGCCACCAGCACCAATGAAGATGTAATCAGCAAGTTGAACTTGTTTTTCTCCAGTGTTGCGGTTGATGATTGTAACTTCCCATTTGCCATCTAAACGACGGTTAAAGTCTTTTACTTCGTGATTGTAATGTACATCTGCATTTTCGTGTTTTTCGATACTTCTCGCCATTTTACGTGTTAATTCACCAAAGTTAACGTCAGTACCTTCATCGATTTTACTTGCAGCCATAATATCACTAGAATTGCGACCTTGCATCATTAATGGCATCCATTTTCTCATCACTTCAATATCTTCAGTGTATTCGATATTGTCGAACATTGGAAATGCTTTCATTTTGTTGTAACGATCTTTTAAGAATTGAACGTTATTTTTACCTCTTACAAAGCTAATGTGAGGAAGTGGATTGATGAAATCTCTTGGTGTATCAATGTTTTTACTTTTAACAAGATAGCTCCAGAATTGTTTAGAGATTTCAAATTCTTCGTTAATCTCTTTTGCTTTTTCGATGTCAATTGAACCATCTGGTTGTTTAACAGTGTAGTTCAATTCACAAAGTGCTGCGTGACCTGTACCGGCATTGTGGCGTTCGTTTGAACTTTCCACACCTGGACGATCTAAACGCTCATATAATTTAAGATTCCAATGCGGCTCTAAATCTTTAATCATTGAGGCGAATGTCGTACTAAGTACACCGGCACCGATAATGATGATGTCTTTTGAATCTGATTGTGTTGGCATACATAATCACCTTTCATTGTTTGTATAGTGAGGAATAAACAGAATATCCCTGAGTAAATATGATTGATGTCACAGACCTTAAAATTACTCCACAGTCTATTATAATACATTTTTATACATAACGAAAACGAATAACTCACGTATAAAAAAATAAAGTAATTGGAGGTTTGTCCATCTAATTTTGAAGCGTTACTTCAATAATAATAGTATTAAAGTCATGAATCAATGCTTTTTCTATTCATTTGTAGTAATTTCTAAAAATTATTGTATTAATACGCATGTTTGTCGTGTAGTTAAGGTAGAAACAAATAATAAAACGTCATTTATCTGAAAAATTGATGAAAAATACTTTGAAAATAGTGACTCAATTGAATGAAGAAATAATTTATTAATATTTTTCTACTTATTTGCT from Staphylococcus schleiferi includes the following:
- the lqo gene encoding L-lactate dehydrogenase (quinone), whose amino-acid sequence is MPTQSDSKDIIIIGAGVLSTTFASMIKDLEPHWNLKLYERLDRPGVESSNERHNAGTGHAALCELNYTVKQPDGSIDIEKAKEINEEFEISKQFWSYLVKSKNIDTPRDFINPLPHISFVRGKNNVQFLKDRYNKMKAFPMFDNIEYTEDIEVMRKWMPLMMQGRNSSDIMAASKIDEGTDVNFGELTRKMARSIEKHENADVHYNHEVKDFNRRLDGKWEVTIINRNTGEKQVQLADYIFIGAGGGAIPLLQKTGIPESKHLGGFPITGQFLMCTNPDVIEEHGVKVYGKEPPGTPPMTVPHLDTRYINGQKALLFGPFASIGPKFLKNGSNLDLFKSVKPYNITTLLAAAAKNLPLIKYSIDQILMTKEGCMNHLRTFYPEAKDQDWELYTAGKRVQVIKDTKEYGKGFIQFGTEVVNSEDHTVIALLGESPGASTSVSVALEVLERNFAEYEAEWKPKLQKMIPSYGKSLIEDVDLMRKTRKQTSKDLELNYYE